In the genome of Methylococcus sp. EFPC2, the window GGTCGAGCACGATCATCGCGGTTTCCGGCTGGGTGCGGACGGTGTGCGACTCGATCGCCGCATACCCCAGCGTTTCGGTGCCACGCTTGCCGACGTGGAAGGTGAACAGCTTGGAGTCCAGCTTGACCTTGCCGAGCCGCTCGATTTCCGCCGCCTGCTCGTCGCTCAGAAACACCGGCAAGGGCTCGATTACGACGCCCTTGCCGAAAGCAAGTTCGAAGGCTTCGTCCTTGCTGTAATACACCTCGGCTTGAGCCATTGCCGTAGCCAAACACGCCGTCAATGCCACTGCTTTCTTCAACATAAATGCCCCGAGATAACACGGCGACGGAGCACTCCGGTGCTCCATCGCCTATCGGTATTAGTAAATGAAGCCCACACCGAGATTAAACTCGTGTGGCCTTTGCC includes:
- a CDS encoding FMN-binding protein, producing the protein MLKKAVALTACLATAMAQAEVYYSKDEAFELAFGKGVVIEPLPVFLSDEQAAEIERLGKVKLDSKLFTFHVGKRGTETLGYAAIESHTVRTQPETAMIVLDPKGELSRIEILAFHEPPEYKPPVRWFEKLYRKPVQDLVLDHGIDGIAGATLSSRAALDGARKVMAIYQVTVKQENAR